The following proteins are co-located in the Camelina sativa cultivar DH55 chromosome 12, Cs, whole genome shotgun sequence genome:
- the LOC104729702 gene encoding aquaporin PIP2-7, whose amino-acid sequence MSKEVSEEGKTHHGKDYVDPPPAPLFDMGELKSWSFYRALIAEFVATLLFLYVTVATVIGHKKQTGPCDGVGLLGIAWAFGGMIFVLVYCTAGISGGHINPAVTFGLLLARKVSLVRAVGYMISQCLGAICGVGFVKAFMKTPYNTLGGGANTVADGYNIGTALGAEIIGTFVLVYTVFSATDPKRSARDSHIPVLAPLPIGFAVFMVHLATIPITGTGINPARSFGAAVIYNNEKAWDDQWIFWVGPFLGALAAAIYHQFVLRASAIKALGSFRSNATN is encoded by the exons ATGTCGAAAGAAGTGAGCGAAGAAGGAAAGACTCACCATGGGAAAGACTACGTGGATCCTCCACCAGCTCCGCTCTTTGACATGGGAGAGCTCAAATCTTGGTCTTTCTACAGAGCTCTCATCGCTGAGTTCGTCGCTACACTCCTCTTCCTCTACGTCACTGTAGCTACCGTCATCGGCCACAAGAAGCAAACCGGTCCTTGTGACGGCGTTGGTTTACTCGGTATCGCTTGGGCTTTTGGTGGTATGATCTTCGTCCTCGTTTACTGCACCGCTGGTATCTCTG GTGGTCACATTAACCCAGCTGTGACTTTCGGTCTGCTGTTAGCTCGTAAGGTGTCTTTGGTTCGAGCTGTTGGTTACATGATATCTCAGTGTCTTGGAGCTATCTGTGGTGTGGGTTTCGTGAAAGCTTTCATGAAGACTCCTTACAACACTCTTGGTGGAGGAGCTAACACCGTAGCTGATGGTTACAACATCGGAACTGCTCTTGGTGCTGAGATTATTGGAACTTTCGTCCTTGTTTACACCGTCTTCTCTGCTACTGACCCTAAAAGAAGCGCTCGTGACTCTCACATCCCC GTGTTGGCTCCACTTCCAATTGGATTCGCTGTATTCATGGTGCATTTGGCAACTATCCCCATTACTGGAACTGGTATTAACCCGGCAAGAAGCTTTGGTGCTGCTGTTATCTACAACAACGAGAAGGCTTGGGATGACCAA tGGATCTTTTGGGTTGGACCATTCCTGGGAGCACTAGCTGCAGCAATTTACCACCAATTCGTATTGAGAGCATCAGCAATTAAGGCTTTGGGTTCCTTCCGAAGCAACGCGACCAATTAA
- the LOC104729700 gene encoding uncharacterized protein LOC104729700, which translates to MDFNQKAHPDCVYSDNPFHECASACLEKIAQGHVKKNTKKQTSRLLSFSASFGRKNKQSNSQPPSPLPVSPHQNGGGVFAKGNSPKGGHQAVAPPVAVKKKTVPETKKSFSSSSSGDPEDFFNHKPENKPSQLIPLSSTNLVDESKAVSPKPEIQEQNGKTGGGAVTRVFSFLSPPRSQEKESDDDYTDDDDDEEEENNNEIGVELDLESVMSDSFVSVGKYRVRSGSSTLLSAIIEKHGDIAQNCKLESDSMRSRYLECLCSLMQELRSTSVRQLTKLKVKEMLAVLKDLESVNIEVAWLRAVLEDFARSQEDAEKEKERQDGLVKAKREELEAQEADLVRMEKEVEEARLRIEETRAQMVEVEMERSRMKKMGFKLEKFKGKSFIDELL; encoded by the exons ATGGACTTCAATCAAAAAGCTCATCCGGATTGTGTATATTCGGATAATCCTTTCCATGAATGTGCTTCAGCTTGTTTAGAGAAAATTGCTCAAGGCCATGTCAAGAAGAACACTAAGAAGCAAA CTTCAAGACTTCTTAGCTTCTCAGCGAGTTTCGGTAGGAAAAACAAGCAGTCAAATTCACAACCGCCTTCACCGCTACCTGTAAGCCCTCATCAAAATGGTGGAGGTGTTTTTGCAAAAGGTAACTCCCCAAAGGGTGGTCATCAGGCAGTAGCTCCACCTGTtgctgtgaagaagaagacagttcCTGAAACGAAAaagtctttctcttcttcatcatccggTGACCCTGAGGATTTTTTCAACCATAAACCAGAGAACAAACCCTCTCAACTTATTCCACTTTCCTCAACCAATTTG GTTGATGAAAGCAAAGCGGTATCACCTAAACCGGAAATACAAGAACAGAACGGGAAGACTGGAGGAGGTGCCGTGACTAGAGTCTTTAGTTTCCTAAGCCCTCCAAGATCGCAGGAGAAAGAGAGCGATGATGATtatactgatgatgatgatgatgaagaagaagaaaacaacaatgaGATTGGAGTAGAGCTTGATCTTGAATCAGTAATGTCTGACAGTTTTGTCTCTGTCGGGAAATACCGAGTAAGATCAGGATCGTCCACTCTCCTAAGTGCTATCATCGAGAAACACGGAGACATTGCACAAAACTGTAAGCTGGAATCGGACTCAATGCGGTCCCGGTACCTCGAGTGTTTATGCTCGTTGATGCAGGAACTAAGGTCAACCTCGGTAAGGCAGTTGACAAAACTCAAAGTCAAAGAGATGCTAGCGGTTCTCAAAGATTTGGAGTCAGTGAACATCGAAGTGGCTTGGCTACGTGCGGTTCTTGAAGATTTTGCACGGTCTCAAGAAGATgcagaaaaggagaaagagaggcAGGATGGTTTAGTGAAGGCTAAGAGAGAAGAGCTTGAGGCTCAAGAAGCGGATTTGGTTAGGATGGAGAAGGAAGTGGAGGAAGCGAGGCTGCGTATTGAAGAGACACGGGCTCAGATGGTCGAAGTGGAGATGGAAAGGTCAAGGATGAAGAAAATGGGATTCAAATTGGAGAAATTTAAAGGGAAATCGTTTATAGACGAGCTTCTCtga